One window from the genome of Manis pentadactyla isolate mManPen7 chromosome 15, mManPen7.hap1, whole genome shotgun sequence encodes:
- the LOC130681149 gene encoding ral-GDS-related protein-like, whose amino-acid sequence MASGLAEPEPGPELTSPSAMSTQDVPREEEPTILAFPPLLVAEQLILMYTELFTRLTYSDCKAYFLNQPHMGGIEHLAPTIHKATRQFDRVVNMVTSSCLKARSMTAQDRARVVEFWIRVAKVCHWTAPRVRVLGPAPHLCQPQDGCLWSDPAWSLGPFCQGHADLDLQAPGVGQPYLAPSMG is encoded by the exons ATGGCATCAGGCCTGGCAGAGCCAGAACCAGGCCCGGAGCTCACCAGCCCCTCTGCCATGAGCACCCAGGATGTGCCAAGGGAGGAGGAACCGACTATCCTGGCATTCCCCCCACTCCTGGTGGCTGAGCAGCTGATCCTGATGTATACG GAGCTGTTCACCAGACTGACATATTCTGATTGCAAGGCCTACTTCTTGAACCAGCCACATATGGGAGGCATTGAGCACCTGGCCCCCACCATCCACAAGGCCACCCGGCAATTTGATAGAGTGGTTAACATGGTCACCTCCTCCTGCCTCAAGGCCCGGAGCATGacagcccaggacagggcccgagtggtggagttctggatccggGTGGCCAAGGTGTGTCATTGGACAGCCCCCAGGGTTCGTGTCTTGGGACCTGCTCCCCACCTTTGCCAGCCTCAGGATGGATGCCTGTGGTCTGACCCTGCATGGTCTCTGGGCCCCTTCTGCCAGGGGCATGCGGACCTGGATTtgcaggccccaggggtgggacagccataCCTGGCCCCTTCCATGGGTTGA